Proteins encoded by one window of Hyphomicrobium nitrativorans NL23:
- a CDS encoding HlyD family secretion protein: MLKPTHLAILLLLAGAGGYLAYDKFRNANAEDDEVVVVPKDYVVAAPGRVEPRSGEIRLGASYLGRVEEVMVKVDDKVEEGELLLRLDDAEARAKLASAETEAEALREDREKAFASGREDVRKAEDAIYSAERAVTGARIELDYAISARRVGTGSETAVSDARRRLKDAHDRLERERIAYVKAQSKANLPAPSRAESAVSAARAEVRMAEALLDKTRIRAPVAGTILQVNAKQGEIVAPSPEVPLVVLGDMSVLRVKAEVDEGDVGKISVNQTAYVTSISRPGERFEGRVTSIAPTLGGARIGPRGPLRPNDVEVMEVILELQGTAAALKPGMRVDAFFREN; this comes from the coding sequence ATGCTGAAGCCCACCCATCTCGCGATTCTACTCCTCCTGGCCGGAGCCGGCGGCTATCTCGCCTACGACAAATTCCGCAATGCCAATGCGGAGGATGATGAGGTCGTGGTCGTGCCCAAGGACTATGTGGTCGCCGCTCCTGGCCGCGTCGAACCCCGATCCGGAGAAATTCGCCTCGGTGCGTCCTACCTCGGCCGCGTGGAAGAGGTGATGGTGAAGGTGGACGACAAGGTCGAGGAGGGCGAGCTTCTGCTCCGTCTCGACGACGCCGAAGCCCGCGCCAAGCTGGCGTCCGCCGAGACCGAGGCCGAAGCGCTTCGCGAGGATCGCGAGAAGGCTTTCGCGTCCGGCCGCGAGGATGTGCGCAAGGCGGAAGATGCGATCTACTCGGCCGAGCGCGCGGTCACGGGCGCGCGCATCGAGCTCGACTACGCGATCTCCGCGCGTCGCGTCGGAACGGGCAGCGAGACGGCCGTCAGCGACGCGCGCCGACGCCTCAAGGACGCGCACGACCGCCTGGAGCGCGAGCGCATCGCCTACGTGAAGGCGCAGTCGAAAGCCAACTTGCCGGCCCCGAGCCGCGCGGAATCCGCCGTCAGCGCCGCCCGCGCCGAAGTGCGTATGGCCGAGGCCCTGCTCGACAAAACGCGCATCCGCGCGCCGGTGGCCGGGACGATCCTGCAGGTCAATGCCAAGCAGGGTGAGATCGTCGCGCCGTCGCCTGAAGTCCCGCTCGTCGTACTCGGCGACATGAGCGTGCTCCGGGTGAAGGCCGAGGTCGACGAGGGCGACGTCGGCAAGATCTCCGTCAATCAGACCGCCTACGTCACGAGCATCAGCCGCCCCGGCGAGCGGTTCGAAGGGCGTGTGACCAGCATCGCGCCGACCCTCGGCGGGGCCCGCATCGGCCCGCGCGGCCCCCTCCGTCCGAACGACGTCGAGGTCATGGAGGTGATCTTGGAATTGCAGGGGACGGCCGCGGCGTTGAAGCCTGGCATGCGGGTAGACGCCTTTTTTCGTGAGAACTGA
- a CDS encoding ABC transporter ATP-binding protein produces MSKTKASSSGPRPLLEAQNITKSIDTGAGVLHILKGVSMDLRPGELTLLMGPSGSGKTTLLSILGCILTATSGELHLAGHQAVGLSSEDLAEIRRLHIGFVFQSYNLFPTLTALENVLVALDVRDARSADPMETAAEALRAVGLGHRLNNYPSKLSGGEKQRVAIARSLAGRPSVVLADEPTAALDSENGKAVMELLSEVAKDPTRAVMAVTHDHRTLHYADRIITIEDGRIVGDERPPKNGPGQGAPSKSKDVAA; encoded by the coding sequence ATGTCGAAGACGAAAGCATCATCGAGCGGGCCGCGCCCTCTCCTTGAGGCGCAAAACATCACAAAGTCGATCGACACCGGAGCCGGCGTTCTGCACATCCTGAAGGGGGTCAGCATGGATCTGCGCCCCGGCGAACTGACGCTGCTCATGGGCCCCTCGGGCAGCGGCAAGACGACCCTGCTCTCTATTCTCGGCTGCATCCTCACCGCAACCAGCGGAGAACTGCACCTCGCGGGCCATCAGGCCGTTGGCCTCTCGTCGGAGGATCTGGCGGAGATCCGCCGCCTCCACATCGGTTTCGTGTTTCAGAGCTACAACCTGTTCCCCACGCTCACCGCGCTTGAGAACGTGCTCGTCGCGCTCGACGTACGCGACGCCCGCTCTGCCGATCCGATGGAGACGGCGGCCGAAGCGTTGAGGGCGGTTGGGCTCGGTCATCGCCTCAACAATTATCCGTCGAAGCTTTCCGGCGGCGAGAAGCAGCGCGTTGCGATTGCGCGCTCGCTCGCTGGCCGCCCGTCCGTCGTGCTTGCCGACGAGCCGACGGCGGCCCTCGACAGCGAGAACGGCAAGGCCGTGATGGAGCTGCTCTCCGAGGTTGCGAAAGACCCGACGCGCGCCGTGATGGCCGTGACGCACGACCACCGCACGCTGCATTACGCAGACCGCATCATCACCATTGAGGACGGGCGCATCGTCGGCGACGAACGCCCTCCCAAAAACGGGCCGGGCCAAGGCGCCCCTTCGAAATCTAAAGACGTTGCAGCTTGA
- a CDS encoding ABC transporter permease, translating into MSKRNAAAGKGKVIKMAPKIAYRNLFHDRMSLIVTLVGIVFSVVLVAIEVGLYKGSENKIATVLDKAPADLWIVPYGTKSFDDPSLLIGHEKYAALSTPGVQYAEDMIVSFSSWRKPAGGKKSFILIGLDWPNGGTRPWSLEEGAVEDLQLPNAVAVDRSYFEDLGIEGRGDYAEINNHRIQVTAVTKGIRSFTTLPYIFTPITTARKFVGASAVQATYVLVRLEKGADVNAVRQALETRLTGAEVLTHDEFTRRSINYWMFSTGAGLALITGMVLGAIVGVVIVAQTLYASTKDHLNEFATLRALGASASYIHAVILIQALLSAVLGYAAGMLLAMLAIYRLSIRVPTLTIVMTPTIAAYLFALTVGMCVFAAITAIRKVTRIDPAGVFNR; encoded by the coding sequence ATGAGCAAGAGGAACGCAGCGGCTGGCAAGGGGAAGGTCATAAAGATGGCCCCCAAGATCGCCTACCGGAACCTCTTTCACGACAGGATGAGCTTGATCGTCACCCTGGTCGGCATCGTCTTTTCGGTGGTCCTCGTGGCCATCGAGGTGGGCCTCTACAAGGGATCCGAGAACAAGATTGCGACCGTCCTCGACAAAGCGCCCGCCGACTTGTGGATCGTGCCCTACGGCACCAAAAGCTTCGACGATCCCTCGCTCCTGATCGGCCATGAGAAGTATGCGGCGCTTTCGACGCCGGGCGTGCAATACGCCGAGGACATGATCGTGAGTTTCTCGTCGTGGCGTAAGCCGGCTGGCGGCAAGAAGTCGTTTATCCTGATCGGTCTCGATTGGCCGAACGGCGGAACGCGCCCGTGGAGTCTTGAGGAAGGCGCGGTAGAGGATCTGCAATTGCCGAACGCCGTCGCCGTCGATCGCTCCTACTTCGAGGATCTCGGCATAGAAGGCCGAGGCGATTATGCCGAGATCAACAATCACCGCATTCAGGTGACGGCCGTCACGAAGGGTATCCGCTCGTTCACGACGCTGCCCTATATCTTCACGCCCATCACGACGGCCCGCAAGTTTGTGGGCGCAAGCGCCGTGCAGGCCACCTACGTTCTTGTGCGATTGGAAAAAGGCGCCGACGTGAACGCTGTGCGCCAGGCGCTCGAAACGCGGCTCACGGGCGCCGAGGTGCTGACCCACGACGAGTTCACGCGCCGCTCGATCAACTACTGGATGTTCTCGACGGGTGCCGGTCTCGCCCTCATCACGGGCATGGTGCTCGGCGCCATCGTCGGTGTCGTTATCGTCGCCCAGACGCTCTATGCAAGCACCAAGGACCACTTGAACGAGTTCGCGACGCTGCGCGCGCTTGGCGCATCCGCGAGCTACATTCACGCCGTCATTTTGATCCAGGCTCTGTTGAGCGCGGTGCTCGGCTACGCGGCGGGTATGCTGTTGGCGATGCTCGCGATCTACCGGCTCTCCATAAGAGTGCCGACATTGACCATCGTGATGACGCCGACCATTGCCGCCTATCTGTTCGCATTGACGGTCGGAATGTGCGTCTTCGCGGCCATCACGGCGATCCGCAAAGTGACGCGCATCGATCCGGCGGGCGTCTTCAACAGATGA
- a CDS encoding alpha/beta hydrolase has product MLLIHGLCGSPGEIRFVANGLVREGYEVVTPTLAGHGGSEADLVATTWQDWYASAEKGLEELHATCDTVIVGGLSTGAVLSLMLAARHPDKVQGVALYSPTLWLSGRQVPWYVPLFRLIDSKKVANLFRFPVPVHVGIKDQRIRDFIRSAMASGGGTKAAQVSTPGGAVLERRRLADVVIRELDAVTQPVLIVHARDDDYAGLDNATYLQRKIAGPVDLVVLDDSFHMVTIDRERHTVLARTAAFVARIAGAVAGRRDDASVENACAELVQSAA; this is encoded by the coding sequence GTGCTGCTCATCCATGGGCTCTGCGGCTCGCCGGGTGAGATCCGCTTCGTCGCCAACGGCCTCGTCAGGGAAGGCTACGAGGTCGTCACCCCGACGCTCGCCGGTCATGGCGGGAGCGAGGCCGATCTCGTGGCGACCACCTGGCAGGACTGGTACGCGAGCGCCGAGAAGGGCCTCGAAGAGCTGCACGCAACCTGCGACACGGTGATCGTGGGCGGGCTCTCCACCGGTGCCGTCCTCAGCCTCATGCTGGCCGCCCGCCACCCCGATAAAGTCCAGGGCGTGGCCCTTTATTCGCCCACCCTGTGGCTGAGCGGCCGTCAGGTCCCCTGGTATGTGCCGCTGTTCCGCCTGATCGACAGCAAGAAGGTCGCCAACCTGTTCCGGTTTCCGGTGCCGGTGCACGTCGGCATCAAGGACCAGCGCATCCGCGACTTTATCCGCAGCGCGATGGCGTCCGGCGGCGGAACGAAGGCGGCCCAGGTCTCGACGCCGGGCGGCGCGGTGCTTGAGCGCCGCCGCCTGGCCGATGTGGTCATTCGCGAACTCGATGCGGTGACGCAGCCTGTCCTGATCGTCCATGCGCGCGACGACGACTACGCTGGCCTCGACAACGCCACGTATCTGCAACGCAAGATTGCAGGCCCCGTCGATCTCGTGGTGCTCGACGACAGCTTTCATATGGTGACCATCGACCGGGAGCGGCACACCGTGCTGGCGCGCACGGCGGCCTTCGTGGCGCGGATCGCGGGAGCCGTTGCAGGACGCCGCGATGACGCGAGTGTCGAGAACGCCTGTGCCGAACTGGTCCAGTCGGCAGCCTGA
- the bfr gene encoding bacterioferritin, translating into MQGKSEVIEILNEALKLELGAVNQYWLHYRLLENWGFTKLAKKERAESIEEMQHADRLVERIIFLEGHPNLQYVAPLMIGENLTEVLECDLKGEKIAHETYIRGRDICRAAKDYVTMALFEDLIKDEEGHIDFIDTQLDLISRIGIENYGLLQADPANEVEGH; encoded by the coding sequence ATGCAGGGCAAAAGCGAGGTCATCGAAATCCTCAACGAGGCGCTCAAGCTGGAGCTCGGCGCAGTTAACCAGTATTGGCTGCACTATCGGCTCTTGGAAAACTGGGGCTTTACGAAGCTCGCCAAGAAGGAGCGCGCCGAATCCATCGAGGAAATGCAGCATGCGGACCGTCTGGTCGAACGCATCATCTTCCTCGAAGGACACCCCAACCTTCAGTACGTGGCACCGCTGATGATCGGCGAGAACCTCACGGAAGTTCTCGAATGCGATCTCAAGGGCGAAAAGATCGCGCACGAGACCTACATCCGCGGGCGCGACATCTGCCGGGCCGCCAAGGATTACGTGACGATGGCGTTGTTCGAAGATCTCATCAAGGACGAGGAAGGGCACATCGACTTCATCGATACCCAGCTCGACCTGATCTCGCGGATCGGCATCGAGAACTACGGCCTGCTCCAGGCCGACCCGGCCAACGAGGTCGAGGGCCACTGA
- a CDS encoding response regulator — translation MAKKLSTRTEDESPATVLVVEDEPLLRYALASELDAAGFQVLEAGSTAEAEIVLAAGAPVDVLITDVQMPGPRDGMVLARMVRAQWPETKVIVASGRPPPRCVSKVADAFYPKPYDLGRIIDYIETLTGKP, via the coding sequence ATGGCAAAGAAACTTAGCACCCGTACCGAGGACGAGAGCCCTGCGACCGTGCTGGTGGTCGAGGACGAGCCGCTGCTCCGCTACGCGCTTGCGTCGGAGCTGGACGCGGCGGGTTTCCAGGTTCTCGAAGCCGGCAGCACGGCCGAGGCCGAGATCGTTCTGGCCGCCGGCGCGCCGGTGGATGTCCTGATCACGGACGTGCAGATGCCCGGCCCGCGCGACGGCATGGTGCTGGCGCGGATGGTCCGCGCCCAGTGGCCGGAGACCAAGGTCATCGTCGCGTCCGGACGCCCGCCTCCGCGGTGCGTCTCGAAAGTGGCCGACGCCTTCTATCCCAAGCCGTACGACCTGGGCCGCATCATCGACTATATCGAAACGCTGACCGGCAAACCTTAG
- a CDS encoding S-methyl-5'-thioadenosine phosphorylase, with the protein MTKTVLGIIGGSGFYNLPGIENAHWEKVMTPWGAPSDEILFAEIAGLPVRFLPRHGRGHPVPPSAINFRANIDALKRAGVTDLVSISACGSLREDLAPGHFVLVDQFVDRTFAREKSFFGPGLVAHVSVADPVSPLLVDAVAKAADAAGVVYTKGGTYLVMEGPQFSTRAESYLYRSWGMDVIGMTNMPEAKLAREAEICYATVAMVTDYDCWHDDHDDVDVASIIAVMKSNTEKAQRLVTRLAQDFPREHPECPIGSDRALDVAIITAPEARDASLVRKLDAVAGRVLGG; encoded by the coding sequence AAGGTGATGACGCCGTGGGGTGCGCCGTCCGACGAGATCCTGTTTGCGGAGATCGCGGGCTTGCCCGTCCGCTTCCTGCCGCGCCACGGCCGCGGCCACCCCGTGCCGCCGTCCGCCATCAACTTCCGCGCCAACATCGACGCCCTGAAGCGCGCGGGCGTGACCGATCTCGTATCGATCTCGGCCTGCGGTTCGCTGCGTGAGGATCTGGCGCCGGGTCATTTCGTGCTCGTCGACCAATTCGTCGATCGTACCTTCGCGCGCGAGAAGAGCTTCTTCGGCCCCGGCCTCGTCGCGCACGTCTCCGTCGCCGACCCGGTGAGCCCGCTGCTGGTCGACGCCGTCGCGAAAGCAGCCGACGCGGCGGGCGTCGTCTACACGAAGGGCGGAACCTACCTCGTGATGGAAGGCCCGCAGTTCTCCACCCGGGCCGAAAGCTATCTCTATCGGAGTTGGGGCATGGATGTGATCGGCATGACCAACATGCCCGAAGCCAAGCTCGCGCGCGAAGCGGAGATCTGTTACGCGACCGTCGCCATGGTGACCGACTACGACTGCTGGCACGACGACCACGACGACGTGGATGTCGCATCCATCATCGCCGTCATGAAGAGCAACACGGAAAAGGCGCAGCGTCTCGTGACACGCCTCGCGCAGGATTTCCCGCGCGAGCATCCCGAATGCCCAATCGGCTCGGATCGGGCCCTCGACGTCGCGATCATCACCGCGCCCGAAGCACGCGACGCCTCTCTCGTGCGCAAGCTCGATGCGGTGGCCGGGCGCGTCCTCGGCGGATAG